The Pyrus communis chromosome 5, drPyrComm1.1, whole genome shotgun sequence region TTATTAATATGGTAAGTAGTACATACATTTAAAGTGTTGTTTGTGATCAAATTATTTGTttgacaacattttttttttttttttgtcaagggcattaaattcttttatttaatgTTCTTGCTGAATATGTAAACGTTTGACAACGTTCTTTGAGTCATTCAACAAAATACAAGTCATTAATTACCGTTCATATATAATCCATCTCTTCATTTAAGTTCCTAAATTTCAGTATGTTCCATTAtccatatatataatgtattATGTTTTAACTTGTTTACAGTTACTTTTTCGTCCCCCGTTTTTCTCTAGGCCGCTGGACTGGGGATGGTGGGATCGACGCCAAGCTGCAGGATAGCAATGCAACAGGTCAAGACAAGTTAGATTCACTGATTTGTCCTAATTACCAGATCTCTGCAGTAAAGCAAGTAACGTTCTCAGAAATCGAGGGCAGCTACTTAAACAACCCCAAGATCTTGAATCCAAATCCTCAACACCTGTCCCACAGCCTCCATGTCCAGGTTTCGACGCCCTACAAGCCATTCCCCTTATCACCTACACGTGTGGGTCGCCATGCAGTAACTGCCCTATTACCAAAAAAGTAACAACATTTTACGTCCGTCAACTTCACGGACACAGCCCTAGGCCTATTCGACAACCTTACAAATGGAGGGTATAAGTGGAAATACGACTTCATTTCGACGGATCTACACCCTGTCATCATCCTAAACGCCGGAAATGGATACTCTTCGAATCTCTTCCTCTTAATCCACTAAGTTTGAGGATCCgaaccattaaaatttgatcaaatggttaaagttattataatttttaaagtaaaCCCctatttgtagtcgttggatcaaattttaatgatccgGATCTCTGTACTTAGTGGATTAGAAGGAAGGGATCTGGTCCCTTTCCCTAAACGCCGATCAACACCTGGCCGAAGCTCCTGATTTCTGCCAACAACTGTCTCACTCTTGGAGTATCAACCTCCATACAAATGCAATTTATGTAATCCACTCCCAAAATTGATATTTCCACTCCAACATATTAACGCCCGTTACCGACTAACTGACGGTGGGTGAAATAACAGTTAAAACTTTAACCCTATCTAGAGAGCACTCCCCACACTATAAATACACCCTCTCCGGTGGCTGTCCAACTCGTCCCATAACGTATAAGCTCTTTTCTTTCAATCCTCTGAAGTCGAAGCCATGATGCAAGGTGTGCATCCGGGTTACTACTACCAGCTGGTCGACCCGAGCGTGTACTATTCGGGTCTCCTCAGGAGTCCGGTCCAGTACCAGTGCCAGTACCACGACCCGATGATCGACAATGTCATCTTTGGGTCGGACGAATTCCGGATGTACGCTTACAAGGTGAAGCGTTGCCAACGCATGGGAGCCCACGACTGGACGAACTGCCCGTACGCTCACCGCGGCGAGAAGGCCCAGCGCCGTGACCCCAGCAAATTCGCCTACGCGGCGATTATTTGCCCGGCATTTCGCAGCACCGGTTACTGCCGCAAGGGAGACCGTTGCGAATGTGCTCACGGAGTGTTCGAGTATTGGCTCCATCCGGCCAAGTACCGCACGCGTGCATGCGCTAGTCTCGAGAATGGGTACTGCCCGCGCAAAGTGTGCTTCTTCGCTCATACGCCCGACGAGCTCCGGCCGCAACACACGTATTCCGGCCACAAGTACTATGTTGCTTATGATCAGCAAGCAGGTTTTTATCCTCCCTACCACTACTACAAGTACCAGAACAACAGTGACCTGTACCGTGCGGCCCCAAGGACCCCGAAGGCCAACCGTGGAGGAGGAGGCGTGGCAACGGAAGCACCGTGGACGGCTGAGGAGTATCAGACAATGATGAACAACAAGAAGATCGTGGACGAGTCTTGCTTGAAGGTGGAGGAATTCCTGAACAGTCTGAGGGCGTTGAAGCTGAGTGACTATGAGATGGAGTATGACCAAGGTGAAATCGATGCTGCTTGTGGGATGAAGAGTTATGGTGGTGGGGAGGCGTCGGTGTCGGAGATGCCTCAGTTTGACTGGATTAACAAGCTGCTGCAGTAAATCTCTAAAGCTCACTAGAGCGGGAGAGTCTGTAAATGTGAATCAAGTGTGTAGATTGACGATGAGGAGATATTGGGGTTAATTGGTGTTGAATTATGTGGCGTTCTAGGTTCTACTGTGCAAATTAATGGTTTCCTTTCCTCCATTTAGTTTAATGCTAGCTAGTAATAAGGAGGAATGTAAGATTATGTTGTAATTTTCGTTTT contains the following coding sequences:
- the LOC137733706 gene encoding zinc finger CCCH domain-containing protein 54-like, coding for MMQGVHPGYYYQLVDPSVYYSGLLRSPVQYQCQYHDPMIDNVIFGSDEFRMYAYKVKRCQRMGAHDWTNCPYAHRGEKAQRRDPSKFAYAAIICPAFRSTGYCRKGDRCECAHGVFEYWLHPAKYRTRACASLENGYCPRKVCFFAHTPDELRPQHTYSGHKYYVAYDQQAGFYPPYHYYKYQNNSDLYRAAPRTPKANRGGGGVATEAPWTAEEYQTMMNNKKIVDESCLKVEEFLNSLRALKLSDYEMEYDQGEIDAACGMKSYGGGEASVSEMPQFDWINKLLQ